A window from Agrobacterium tumefaciens encodes these proteins:
- a CDS encoding LysR family transcriptional regulator: protein MSINCEILDLRAFQAVVEFESFHRAADALHISQPALTRRIQKLEQAIGAPLLERTTRHVAPTAMGQEVMPLVRRMLEEFDGSLFAMKDGAQRRGLITMACVPTAAFYFLPTVIKTFSKQYPHIRLRIRDLTANEGLQAVARGEVEFGINLMGNSDPDLAFEPLIDDPFVLAMRKDHPLAAFETIQWDQLEPHPLVVVDRSSGNRTLLDGALARHNLKLNWFYEVTHLNTSLGLVEAGLGISVLPRLATPQDDHPFLVTRPIVNPVVSRTIGIVQRRSSALSPAAEKFVQMLLKTWKTP, encoded by the coding sequence ATGAGCATCAATTGCGAAATTCTTGATTTACGGGCTTTTCAAGCTGTGGTTGAATTTGAGAGTTTTCACAGAGCGGCTGATGCGCTGCATATTTCGCAACCGGCACTCACCCGGCGCATCCAGAAACTGGAGCAGGCCATTGGTGCGCCGCTTCTCGAAAGGACCACGCGCCACGTCGCGCCAACGGCGATGGGCCAGGAGGTCATGCCGCTTGTCCGGCGCATGCTGGAAGAGTTTGACGGATCGCTTTTTGCAATGAAGGACGGAGCGCAGCGGCGCGGCCTTATTACGATGGCATGTGTTCCGACTGCGGCATTCTACTTTCTACCCACCGTCATCAAAACCTTTAGCAAGCAATATCCGCATATCCGGCTGCGTATCAGAGACCTGACGGCAAACGAGGGCTTGCAGGCGGTTGCCCGTGGCGAGGTGGAATTCGGGATTAACCTGATGGGCAATTCCGATCCCGATCTGGCGTTCGAGCCGCTGATCGATGACCCATTTGTGCTGGCGATGAGGAAAGACCATCCTCTGGCGGCTTTCGAAACGATCCAGTGGGATCAATTGGAGCCACACCCGCTGGTCGTTGTCGATCGCTCCAGCGGCAACAGAACGCTTCTCGACGGCGCGCTTGCGCGACACAATCTGAAGCTGAACTGGTTCTACGAGGTGACTCACCTCAACACATCACTCGGTCTCGTTGAAGCCGGGCTGGGTATTTCCGTGCTGCCGCGATTGGCCACCCCGCAGGATGACCACCCGTTTCTCGTCACGCGGCCGATCGTAAATCCCGTGGTCTCCCGAACGATCGGCATCGTGCAGAGGCGCAGCAGCGCGCTGTCTCCGGCTGCGGAAAAATTTGTGCAAATGCTGTTGAAGACGTGGAAAACACCCTGA
- a CDS encoding ABC transporter substrate-binding protein: protein MRKYLLATAALCALAASANAESVRMSVGSYNLNNLPFPVAASLGFYKDEGLDVTTENFAQGGSKVLQALVAGSTDVAVGFYDHTIQMQSQNKHVVGFVQLARNSGLVLAGKNDTDFDPAKPDTIKGKKVGITSPGSSSDFFIRYYMKQHNLSDNEISIIGVGSGAAAVAALQQGKIDLLVNYDPAATIVVERGLGKILIDARSDQGAKDVYGGIYPTSVLYATQDYIDAHPEVIQKVTNATVRALHWMKQHSAEEIVEKLPDDFVSGDKQTYIKAVEAAKAIFSEDGKFEPADLETPLAVLKSFNDAVAKATIDLNTTYTNKFVEAAASKAAN from the coding sequence ATGCGTAAATACCTGCTTGCAACCGCGGCGCTCTGTGCGCTGGCAGCATCCGCGAATGCCGAATCCGTCAGGATGAGCGTAGGCTCATACAACCTCAACAATCTGCCTTTCCCCGTGGCGGCCAGCCTCGGCTTCTATAAGGACGAGGGACTTGATGTAACCACCGAGAACTTTGCCCAGGGTGGATCGAAGGTGCTTCAGGCACTTGTGGCCGGCTCCACCGACGTCGCCGTCGGCTTCTACGATCACACGATCCAGATGCAGTCGCAGAACAAGCATGTCGTGGGCTTCGTGCAGCTCGCCCGTAACTCCGGTCTGGTTCTCGCTGGCAAGAACGACACCGACTTTGATCCGGCGAAGCCCGATACGATCAAGGGCAAGAAGGTCGGCATCACCTCGCCCGGCTCCTCCTCGGACTTCTTCATTCGTTACTACATGAAGCAGCACAATCTGAGCGACAACGAAATCTCCATCATCGGCGTCGGTTCGGGTGCGGCCGCCGTTGCCGCTCTGCAGCAGGGCAAGATCGATCTGCTCGTCAACTACGACCCCGCGGCGACCATCGTCGTGGAACGTGGGCTGGGCAAGATCCTCATCGACGCCCGCAGCGATCAGGGCGCCAAGGATGTCTATGGCGGCATCTATCCGACATCAGTCCTTTATGCGACGCAGGACTATATCGATGCACATCCCGAGGTGATCCAGAAGGTCACCAATGCCACGGTTCGGGCGTTGCACTGGATGAAGCAGCATTCGGCCGAAGAAATCGTCGAAAAGCTTCCCGATGATTTCGTGTCCGGTGACAAGCAGACCTACATCAAGGCCGTCGAAGCGGCCAAGGCGATCTTCTCCGAAGATGGCAAGTTCGAGCCTGCCGATCTCGAAACGCCGCTGGCCGTTCTGAAGAGCTTCAACGATGCGGTCGCAAAGGCGACGATCGATCTCAACACCACCTATACCAACAAGTTCGTCGAGGCTGCGGCCTCGAAGGCCGCAAATTGA
- a CDS encoding 4-oxalomesaconate tautomerase: protein MNDLLKIPCVLMRGGTSRGPFFLASDLPRDQAARDAALLSIMGSGHPLQIDGIGGGNPVTSKVAIIGPSTVKGADIDYLFAQVRTDRQYVDYSPNCGNMLAAVGPFAIEAGLVEAQGNDTLVRIHNVNTGKLIEAKVPTRGREVIYLGDASIDGVPGLAAPIALTFMDAAGAKTGKLLPTGKAVDMIDGVAVTAIDCAIPMVLMRAADLGVTGYEEPRALTVNRDLVERMSHIRVEAGKLMGMGDVTDMVIPKPVLIAPARRGGTLSVRYFMPNECHPALATTGAVGIATAAVTEGSVAYEVAGGLSVPTLVRIEHPAGRLDVQLEMREGAITAGLVRTARRLFEGFAFAKPIAAIEDAA from the coding sequence ATGAATGATCTACTCAAGATACCCTGTGTGCTGATGCGCGGCGGAACATCGCGTGGACCGTTCTTTCTCGCCTCCGATCTTCCCCGCGATCAGGCGGCACGGGATGCGGCACTACTCTCCATCATGGGGTCCGGCCATCCGCTGCAGATCGATGGCATTGGCGGCGGCAATCCGGTCACGTCGAAAGTGGCGATCATTGGCCCTTCCACGGTCAAGGGTGCCGACATCGACTATCTTTTCGCGCAGGTCCGCACCGATAGGCAATATGTCGACTATTCGCCCAATTGCGGAAATATGCTGGCTGCCGTCGGCCCCTTCGCGATCGAGGCCGGGCTTGTGGAAGCGCAGGGCAATGACACGCTGGTGCGTATTCACAATGTGAATACCGGCAAGCTGATCGAGGCGAAGGTTCCGACACGCGGCCGCGAAGTGATCTATCTCGGCGACGCTTCGATCGACGGCGTACCGGGCCTGGCCGCACCCATCGCCCTGACATTCATGGATGCCGCAGGTGCCAAAACCGGTAAGTTGCTGCCAACAGGCAAAGCCGTCGATATGATCGATGGCGTGGCGGTAACGGCCATCGATTGCGCCATTCCGATGGTGCTCATGCGCGCCGCCGATCTTGGCGTGACCGGTTATGAGGAACCGCGGGCACTTACCGTCAACCGCGATCTTGTCGAGCGCATGAGCCACATCCGTGTCGAAGCGGGCAAGCTGATGGGCATGGGCGACGTGACGGACATGGTCATTCCAAAGCCGGTGCTCATCGCGCCAGCCCGCAGAGGCGGCACTCTTTCGGTCCGATACTTCATGCCGAATGAATGTCATCCCGCGCTTGCAACGACCGGCGCAGTCGGCATCGCAACTGCGGCCGTCACCGAAGGCTCTGTTGCCTATGAAGTGGCTGGAGGCCTCTCGGTGCCGACACTCGTCCGCATCGAACATCCTGCCGGCCGCCTCGACGTGCAGCTGGAGATGCGGGAGGGAGCAATAACCGCCGGGCTTGTGAGAACGGCGCGCAGACTTTTTGAAGGCTTTGCCTTCGCCAAGCCGATCGCTGCAATTGAAGACGCAGCTTAA